Proteins encoded within one genomic window of Spiribacter curvatus:
- a CDS encoding exodeoxyribonuclease VII small subunit, with the protein MSENDETPDFETALQTLEALVERMERGELTLEQSLQCFEQGIRLTRECQKALSEAEQRVEILTGRDAEAEPTAFEETDDGQPD; encoded by the coding sequence ATGAGCGAAAATGATGAAACACCGGACTTCGAAACCGCCCTGCAGACGCTTGAGGCACTGGTCGAACGAATGGAGCGCGGCGAGTTGACGCTGGAGCAGTCGCTGCAATGCTTTGAACAGGGGATCCGCCTGACCCGCGAGTGTCAGAAGGCCCTGTCAGAAGCCGAGCAACGGGTGGAAATACTCACTGGCAGGGATGCGGAGGCGGAACCCACGGCCTTCGAGGAAACCGACGATGGCCAACCTGACTGA
- the prmB gene encoding 50S ribosomal protein L3 N(5)-glutamine methyltransferase: MNGTATDALRTLGDFIRWAASRFQAAGLHYGHGTDNALDEAAALVLGSLHLPPDLHSVYFSCALTADERELLLARIDQRVTHRRPVPYILGEAWFCGLAFGVDEQVLIPRSPIAELIEAGFAPWVDPGRLTRIADVGTGSGCIAIAAALALPHAEVEALDNAPPALAWASENAVRYGVAERVHVQSSDLLDALAPEPVLDLIVSNPPYVDAEAMAALPPEYRHEPRAALAAGDDGLDAVRRLLPQAAQRLTDQGMLIAEIGHGVDAFEAAFPGLPVTWLEFERGGQGVFAVDASTLRSAFAAR; encoded by the coding sequence ATGAATGGTACGGCGACCGACGCACTGCGCACCCTGGGTGACTTCATCCGCTGGGCAGCCAGCCGCTTTCAGGCGGCGGGCCTGCATTATGGACATGGCACCGACAACGCGCTTGATGAGGCGGCGGCGCTGGTTCTGGGCTCGTTGCATCTACCGCCTGATCTGCATTCGGTGTACTTCAGTTGTGCATTGACCGCCGACGAGCGGGAGTTGCTGCTCGCGCGCATTGATCAGCGCGTCACGCACCGTCGTCCGGTGCCTTATATCCTTGGCGAGGCGTGGTTCTGCGGGCTCGCCTTCGGCGTCGATGAACAGGTATTGATTCCACGCTCACCCATCGCCGAGCTCATCGAGGCGGGGTTCGCGCCGTGGGTCGATCCCGGTCGGCTGACGCGTATCGCCGATGTCGGGACCGGCAGCGGCTGCATTGCGATCGCCGCGGCGCTGGCGCTGCCACACGCGGAGGTCGAGGCCCTCGACAATGCGCCACCGGCGCTGGCCTGGGCGAGTGAAAACGCGGTTCGTTACGGCGTCGCGGAACGGGTCCATGTACAGTCCTCGGATCTGCTCGATGCCCTCGCGCCGGAACCAGTGCTTGACCTGATTGTCAGCAATCCGCCCTATGTCGATGCAGAGGCGATGGCGGCGCTGCCGCCCGAGTATCGACATGAGCCGCGTGCGGCCCTCGCCGCCGGCGACGATGGCCTCGATGCGGTCCGGCGTCTGCTGCCGCAGGCCGCACAGCGGCTCACTGATCAGGGGATGCTGATCGCCGAGATCGGCCATGGCGTGGACGCCTTTGAGGCAGCCTTCCCCGGTCTGCCGGTCACCTGGCTCGAGTTCGAGCGGGGTGGACAGGGCGTTTTCGCCGTCGATGCCAGTACGTTGCGGAGCGCCTTCGCCGCCCGCTGA
- the epmA gene encoding EF-P lysine aminoacylase EpmA yields the protein MASGADWSPVASVAALHQRAEWLGQLRRFFHDRGVIEVDTPVLAAAGVTDPQVECLQESATGRWLQPSPEYAMKRLLAAGVGDCYQITPAFRAGEQGRWHNPEFTLLEWYRVGFSADALMDEIEQLAACMLGAGETTRLTYQSAFVTADLPDPLTASRSRLAAVAATLPAARPMPAALSRRDLLDWLFSQVVAPQLPARCFITHYPADQAVLARLDPADPRVAERFELFVEGVEVANGFHELTDAAAQRDRFETDQAARRSAGQTVMAIDERLLAAMETGLPDCAGVAMGLDRLFAIAMGADSLAGVMAFPWTRA from the coding sequence GTGGCGTCCGGGGCGGACTGGTCACCGGTGGCAAGCGTTGCCGCTCTGCACCAGCGGGCGGAGTGGCTGGGTCAGCTGCGGCGCTTTTTCCATGACCGGGGGGTGATCGAGGTCGATACGCCGGTACTGGCTGCGGCCGGTGTCACCGATCCACAGGTCGAATGCCTTCAGGAATCGGCCACGGGGCGTTGGCTGCAGCCGTCGCCCGAATACGCCATGAAGCGCCTCCTCGCCGCCGGTGTCGGCGACTGCTATCAGATCACACCGGCCTTCCGCGCGGGTGAGCAGGGGCGTTGGCACAATCCCGAGTTCACCCTGCTTGAGTGGTATCGCGTCGGCTTCTCCGCCGACGCTCTGATGGACGAGATCGAGCAGCTGGCTGCGTGCATGCTCGGTGCCGGTGAAACCACGCGGCTGACCTATCAGTCGGCATTCGTGACTGCCGATCTGCCAGATCCACTGACGGCCAGTCGGTCGCGACTGGCGGCGGTCGCCGCCACCCTCCCCGCCGCCCGTCCCATGCCTGCGGCGCTCTCACGCCGGGATCTGCTCGACTGGTTATTCAGCCAGGTTGTCGCGCCGCAGCTGCCAGCGCGCTGTTTTATCACCCACTATCCAGCCGATCAGGCGGTGCTGGCACGACTCGATCCGGCGGATCCACGGGTGGCCGAGCGTTTCGAGCTGTTCGTAGAAGGCGTTGAGGTCGCCAATGGGTTCCACGAACTCACCGATGCCGCGGCGCAGCGCGATCGGTTCGAGACCGATCAGGCGGCGCGCCGGTCAGCGGGTCAGACCGTGATGGCGATCGACGAGCGGCTGCTGGCCGCCATGGAGACCGGTCTGCCGGATTGCGCCGGCGTGGCGATGGGATTGGATCGGTTGTTCGCGATCGCGATGGGTGCGGATTCACTCGCTGGCGTGATGGCTTTCCCCTGGACGCGTGCCTGA
- the aroC gene encoding chorismate synthase: protein MSGNTFGRLFTVTTFGESHGPALGAVVDGCPPGLAINEADLQGDLDRRKPGTSRHTSQRREGDEVRILSGVFEGQTTGAPIGLLIENMDQRSKDYSKISELFRPGHADYSYWQKYGTRDYRGGGRSSARETAVRVAAGGIARKYLLERLGIEIRGWLSQLGSIELALEDWASVDTNPFFCGQPERLPELEAYMDGLRKSGDSVGASVGVMARNVPPGLGEPVFDRLDADIAHALMSINAVRGVEIGAGFESAAQKGTEHRDEITPEGFLSNHAGGTLGGISTGQDVVARMALKPTSSIRIPGRSVDIHGDPQEVVTTGRHDPCVGIRATPIAEAMLALVLMDHYLRHRGQNADVDSGTPVIPARVDD from the coding sequence ATGTCCGGAAATACCTTTGGCCGACTGTTTACGGTCACCACATTCGGCGAGAGCCATGGCCCCGCTCTGGGGGCGGTAGTCGATGGTTGTCCGCCGGGTCTCGCGATCAACGAAGCCGATCTGCAGGGCGATCTCGACCGGCGTAAGCCGGGTACCTCCCGGCATACCTCGCAACGCCGCGAGGGCGACGAAGTCCGCATCCTGTCGGGCGTGTTCGAGGGTCAGACGACCGGAGCGCCGATCGGTCTGCTCATCGAGAACATGGATCAACGATCCAAGGATTACTCCAAGATCAGCGAGCTGTTCCGCCCCGGGCATGCCGACTACAGCTATTGGCAAAAGTACGGCACCCGGGACTACCGCGGCGGTGGCCGTTCGTCCGCCCGGGAAACGGCTGTTCGCGTCGCCGCTGGGGGCATCGCCCGTAAATACCTCCTCGAGCGACTCGGCATCGAGATCCGCGGCTGGCTGAGTCAGCTTGGTTCTATCGAGCTTGCGCTCGAGGACTGGGCGAGTGTCGATACCAACCCGTTTTTCTGTGGTCAGCCGGAACGTCTCCCCGAACTCGAGGCGTATATGGACGGGCTGCGTAAGTCAGGCGACTCCGTGGGCGCCTCAGTGGGTGTGATGGCCCGCAACGTCCCACCGGGACTGGGCGAGCCGGTGTTCGATCGGCTCGACGCGGATATCGCCCATGCGCTGATGAGTATCAATGCGGTTCGGGGTGTCGAAATCGGCGCGGGCTTTGAGAGCGCCGCGCAGAAGGGCACCGAGCATCGTGATGAGATCACCCCCGAGGGGTTTCTCTCCAATCATGCCGGCGGGACCCTCGGCGGTATCTCCACCGGTCAGGATGTGGTCGCCCGCATGGCCCTCAAACCGACATCGAGCATCCGTATTCCGGGGCGGTCGGTGGATATCCATGGTGATCCGCAGGAAGTCGTGACCACTGGACGCCACGACCCCTGCGTCGGGATTCGTGCGACGCCGATCGCCGAGGCGATGCTGGCGCTGGTGCTCATGGATCACTATCTGCGTCATCGTGGCCAGAACGCCGATGTCGATTCCGGCACGCCGGTGATCCCGGCCCGCGTCGACGACTGA
- the efp gene encoding elongation factor P: MATYSTNQFKSGLKLLLDGEPYSIVENEFVKPGKGQAFNRVKVRNLKTGKVIDRTFKSGESVEAADVMETEMQYLYNDGEFYYFMAPETFEQHPAPNAAVGNSGKWLKEQDVCNVTLYNGEPLSVEPPPHVTLAVTQTDPGMKGDTSSGGSKPATLETGAVVQVPLFIQEGEVLKVDTRTGEYVSRAKD, translated from the coding sequence ATGGCGACCTATAGCACCAATCAGTTCAAGTCGGGCCTGAAGCTACTGCTCGATGGCGAGCCCTATTCGATCGTCGAGAACGAATTCGTGAAGCCCGGCAAGGGGCAGGCATTTAACCGGGTGAAGGTGCGCAACCTCAAGACCGGCAAGGTGATCGATCGGACCTTCAAGTCGGGAGAGAGCGTTGAAGCCGCCGATGTGATGGAAACGGAGATGCAGTATCTCTATAACGACGGCGAATTCTATTACTTCATGGCGCCGGAGACATTCGAGCAGCATCCCGCCCCCAATGCGGCCGTGGGCAACAGCGGCAAATGGCTCAAGGAGCAGGATGTCTGTAACGTCACGCTCTATAACGGCGAGCCGTTGTCCGTCGAGCCGCCGCCGCATGTCACGCTCGCGGTCACCCAGACCGATCCGGGCATGAAGGGTGATACCAGCAGCGGTGGCAGCAAGCCGGCAACGCTCGAGACCGGTGCGGTGGTTCAGGTTCCACTGTTCATCCAGGAAGGCGAGGTCCTCAAGGTCGACACCCGGACCGGCGAATACGTCTCCCGCGCCAAGGACTGA
- the asd gene encoding archaetidylserine decarboxylase (Phosphatidylserine decarboxylase is synthesized as a single chain precursor. Generation of the pyruvoyl active site from a Ser is coupled to cleavage of a Gly-Ser bond between the larger (beta) and smaller (alpha chains). It is an integral membrane protein.), translating into MISRLFRYLVTLLPQHAISRVIHGLARWRWRPWKNLLIRLFTRAYGVDCGEAAASERNAYVSFNAFFTRPLAPGARPIADTRGTIVSPVDGVISQHGSVSNGRLIQAKRQDYSVTELLGGDDQLAAPFQNGHFATLYLSPRDYHRVHMPLAGSLVRMLHIPGRLFGVSRPLVRHVPRLFARNERVVGLFDTDQGAMAMVLVGAIGVGSIETIWAGEITPPRGHRIRNWDYQHDPPALEAGEEMGRFNLGSTVILLFADARLQWADGLAEDQPIRMGEALGHLDGAASPSGTRPGESHHASE; encoded by the coding sequence ATGATCTCAAGGCTTTTCCGCTACCTCGTCACACTGCTTCCGCAGCACGCGATATCGCGCGTCATCCATGGCCTCGCACGCTGGCGCTGGCGGCCATGGAAAAACCTGCTCATCCGGCTTTTCACGCGCGCCTATGGCGTGGACTGCGGCGAGGCCGCGGCCAGCGAGCGCAATGCTTACGTGAGCTTCAATGCCTTTTTCACCCGGCCATTGGCACCCGGTGCACGCCCGATTGCCGATACCAGGGGCACGATCGTGAGCCCGGTGGATGGAGTGATCAGTCAGCATGGCAGCGTCAGCAACGGGCGATTGATCCAGGCCAAGCGCCAGGACTACAGCGTCACCGAACTGCTCGGCGGCGATGACCAACTGGCTGCGCCGTTTCAGAATGGCCACTTCGCGACGCTTTATCTCTCGCCCCGGGACTACCACCGGGTGCACATGCCGCTTGCCGGATCGCTGGTGCGGATGCTCCACATCCCAGGCCGGCTGTTCGGCGTTTCACGCCCGCTGGTCCGCCACGTACCACGACTGTTCGCCCGCAACGAGCGCGTTGTCGGCCTTTTCGACACCGATCAGGGCGCAATGGCGATGGTCCTGGTGGGGGCGATCGGCGTTGGCAGCATCGAGACCATCTGGGCCGGTGAAATAACGCCTCCGCGCGGGCACCGCATCCGCAACTGGGACTATCAGCACGACCCGCCAGCGCTTGAGGCCGGCGAGGAGATGGGCCGGTTCAATCTGGGCTCGACCGTGATCCTTTTGTTCGCCGACGCGCGACTGCAATGGGCGGACGGACTGGCTGAGGATCAGCCCATCCGCATGGGCGAGGCACTGGGCCACCTTGATGGTGCGGCCTCGCCCTCAGGCACGCGTCCAGGGGAAAGCCATCACGCCAGCGAGTGA
- the parE gene encoding DNA topoisomerase IV subunit B produces MNERYDSAAIEVLTGLDPVRRRPGMYTDTTRPNHLAQEVVDNSVDEAIAGHCQRIDVTLYRDGSLSVIDDGRGMPVDMHPDEGAPGVEIILGRLHAGGKFSRESYQFSGGLHGVGVSVVNALSTRLEVSIRRDGREWRMAFANGEKIQPLEAVGEVGRRNTGTELHFWPNAEYFDSARFSLPRLRHVLRAKAVLCPGLAVRLVEEASGEETLWHYEKGLADYLGTTLEGVPRIPEAPFTGDFSADHEAVEWAVAWLPEQGEPVQESYVNLIPTLQGGTHVNGLRSGLTEALREFCEFRNLLPRGVRIAPEDVWERVTYVLSVKLEEPQFSGQTKERLSSRACAGFVSGVVKDAFSLWLNEHTTEAERLVELVLANAQRRLRASRKVTRKRVTQGPALPGKLADCSNQDPGISELFLVEGDSAGGSAKQARDRDFQAVMPLRGKILNTWEVDPAEVMASQEVHDIAVALGIEPGSDDLTRLRYAKVCVLADADPDGAHIATLLCALFLRHFPALVRSGHVFMAMPPLYRVDVGKQTWYALDEDERQGILDRIQAEKLKGKVAITRFKGLGEMNPLQLRETTMAPDTRRLVQLTVDAPEETEALMAMLLGKRAAGKRRAWLERNGDLADVLV; encoded by the coding sequence ATGAATGAACGCTACGATTCCGCTGCGATCGAGGTCCTGACCGGCCTTGACCCGGTGCGCCGCCGCCCGGGGATGTATACCGACACCACCCGACCCAACCATCTGGCCCAGGAGGTTGTCGACAACAGTGTCGACGAGGCGATTGCCGGGCACTGCCAGCGTATTGACGTCACGCTGTACCGCGATGGTTCTCTGTCGGTGATCGACGACGGCCGCGGCATGCCCGTGGATATGCATCCCGATGAGGGGGCGCCCGGGGTGGAGATCATCCTCGGCCGGCTCCACGCCGGCGGCAAATTCTCACGCGAGAGCTATCAGTTTTCCGGCGGTCTGCATGGCGTTGGCGTTTCCGTTGTCAATGCCCTGTCGACGCGTCTCGAGGTGTCCATTCGTCGCGATGGCCGCGAGTGGCGGATGGCTTTCGCCAATGGCGAGAAGATCCAGCCACTCGAGGCAGTGGGTGAGGTCGGCCGCCGGAATACCGGTACCGAGCTTCACTTCTGGCCCAACGCCGAGTATTTCGACTCGGCGCGGTTCTCGCTGCCGCGTCTGCGCCATGTGCTGCGGGCCAAGGCAGTGCTCTGCCCGGGGCTTGCGGTACGGCTTGTCGAGGAGGCGAGTGGCGAGGAAACGCTGTGGCACTACGAGAAAGGGCTTGCGGATTACCTGGGCACAACGCTGGAGGGTGTCCCACGCATCCCCGAGGCCCCCTTTACCGGTGATTTCTCGGCCGACCACGAGGCGGTCGAATGGGCGGTCGCCTGGTTGCCCGAGCAGGGCGAGCCGGTGCAGGAGAGTTACGTCAACCTCATTCCCACGCTGCAGGGCGGGACACACGTCAACGGTCTGCGCTCCGGCCTGACCGAGGCGCTACGTGAGTTCTGCGAGTTCCGCAACCTGCTGCCACGAGGCGTTCGCATCGCCCCGGAGGACGTCTGGGAGCGCGTCACCTACGTGCTGTCGGTCAAGCTCGAGGAGCCGCAGTTCTCGGGGCAGACCAAGGAGCGGCTTTCATCCCGGGCCTGCGCCGGTTTCGTGTCCGGCGTGGTCAAGGATGCCTTCAGTCTCTGGCTCAACGAGCACACCACTGAGGCCGAGCGACTCGTCGAGCTGGTCCTTGCCAATGCCCAGCGCCGTCTACGGGCCTCGCGCAAGGTCACCCGCAAGCGGGTCACGCAGGGGCCGGCACTGCCGGGTAAGCTCGCGGACTGCAGCAACCAGGATCCCGGTATCAGTGAGCTCTTTCTGGTGGAGGGCGATTCCGCCGGCGGTTCGGCGAAACAGGCCCGTGACCGTGATTTCCAGGCAGTGATGCCGCTGCGTGGCAAGATCCTCAACACCTGGGAGGTCGATCCAGCCGAGGTCATGGCCTCGCAGGAGGTCCACGACATTGCCGTGGCGCTGGGGATCGAGCCCGGCTCGGACGATCTCACCCGGCTGCGATACGCCAAGGTCTGTGTCCTGGCCGATGCCGATCCCGATGGGGCGCATATCGCGACGCTGCTCTGTGCCCTGTTCCTGCGTCACTTCCCGGCGCTGGTGCGCTCGGGGCATGTGTTCATGGCGATGCCGCCGCTCTATCGTGTCGATGTCGGCAAACAGACCTGGTACGCGCTGGACGAGGACGAGCGCCAGGGCATCCTTGACCGGATCCAGGCGGAGAAGCTCAAGGGCAAAGTCGCGATCACCCGTTTCAAGGGGCTGGGCGAGATGAATCCCCTGCAGCTCCGCGAGACCACCATGGCGCCGGACACCCGGCGACTCGTCCAGCTCACGGTCGATGCCCCGGAGGAGACCGAGGCACTGATGGCGATGCTGCTTGGCAAGCGTGCCGCCGGCAAGCGGCGTGCCTGGCTGGAGCGCAACGGCGACCTTGCCGACGTGCTGGTATGA
- a CDS encoding SCO family protein, giving the protein MRIGSGLRLFALVAVVMAIVAAAATALWPENAIGPGQDTGVAVGTVLPEARELPAVTLTDHQGENWTRESLKGEWQYLFFGFTNCPDVCPLTLATLAGALDQLKQSQAAVVPGVVFVSVDPQRDTPAAMKTYVEHFNDDFVGVTGERAAIDRLTEALGISYTLHEPGEDGDYAVDHSAAILLIDPQGRLRALWQPPHGRDVLAKEFRQIRKRFPSA; this is encoded by the coding sequence ATGAGGATTGGATCAGGCCTTCGACTCTTCGCGCTGGTGGCAGTGGTGATGGCCATCGTGGCCGCGGCCGCCACGGCTCTATGGCCGGAGAACGCCATTGGACCCGGCCAGGATACCGGCGTTGCCGTGGGCACCGTACTGCCAGAGGCCCGCGAGTTGCCCGCGGTCACCCTGACTGACCATCAGGGTGAAAACTGGACCCGTGAATCCCTCAAGGGTGAGTGGCAGTATCTGTTCTTCGGCTTCACGAACTGCCCGGATGTCTGCCCCCTGACGCTGGCGACACTCGCCGGGGCCCTGGATCAGCTCAAGCAGTCGCAGGCGGCGGTGGTTCCCGGCGTGGTCTTTGTCAGCGTCGATCCACAGCGCGATACGCCAGCCGCCATGAAAACCTATGTGGAGCACTTCAACGACGACTTCGTCGGCGTGACCGGCGAGCGTGCGGCAATCGATCGGCTGACCGAAGCGCTCGGCATCAGTTACACGCTCCACGAGCCTGGCGAAGACGGCGACTACGCGGTCGATCACAGCGCGGCCATTCTGCTGATCGATCCCCAGGGACGGCTCCGGGCCCTCTGGCAGCCGCCCCACGGTCGCGACGTCCTGGCCAAGGAATTCCGCCAGATCCGCAAACGGTTTCCGTCGGCATAA
- the epmB gene encoding EF-P beta-lysylation protein EpmB — MSRAPWQREWQNAIRHPATLLERLGLDTALLGPARRADQLFELRVPEAFLERMEPGNAADPLLRQVLPVDAESDDTPGFANDPVGDHASLANGGVIHKYQGRALLIATGACAINCRYCFRRHFPYADANASSGQWAEALDYLRDDPSISEVILSGGDPLSLNDRRLRELSEGLVSIPHLRRIRVHSRMPVVLPSRIDESLIGWLTGTRLTPVMVIHANHAQELDMRVAESLQRLTRDGVRLYNQAVLLRGVNNDAQTLINLSERLFDIGVQPYYLHLLDRVRGAAHFEVNEGEARALMRALAAVTPGYMLPRLVREVAGEPWKVPIEWTAV; from the coding sequence ATGAGCCGAGCGCCCTGGCAACGTGAGTGGCAGAACGCCATCCGCCACCCCGCGACCCTGCTCGAGCGGCTGGGACTGGATACCGCCCTGCTGGGACCGGCAAGGCGCGCCGACCAGCTATTCGAGTTGCGCGTCCCCGAGGCCTTTCTGGAACGCATGGAGCCCGGCAACGCCGCCGACCCACTGCTCCGGCAGGTGCTGCCAGTGGATGCGGAATCCGACGATACGCCGGGTTTCGCCAACGATCCGGTCGGCGACCACGCGAGCCTCGCCAACGGCGGCGTCATCCACAAATATCAGGGGCGGGCCCTGCTGATTGCCACCGGCGCCTGTGCCATCAACTGCCGCTATTGCTTCCGGCGCCACTTCCCTTATGCCGACGCCAACGCCAGCAGCGGACAATGGGCGGAGGCACTCGATTACCTGCGCGACGATCCATCGATCAGCGAAGTCATCCTCAGTGGGGGTGATCCACTCAGCCTCAATGACCGACGCCTTCGCGAGCTGAGCGAGGGGCTCGTCTCGATCCCGCATCTGCGCCGGATCCGCGTGCACAGCCGCATGCCGGTCGTGTTGCCCAGCCGGATCGACGAGTCACTCATCGGCTGGCTGACCGGCACCCGTCTGACACCGGTGATGGTCATCCACGCCAACCATGCGCAGGAACTCGACATGCGCGTCGCCGAGTCCCTGCAGCGGCTGACTCGCGATGGCGTACGGCTCTATAACCAGGCCGTTCTGCTTCGGGGGGTCAATAACGACGCGCAGACTCTGATCAACCTCAGTGAACGCCTGTTCGACATCGGCGTGCAGCCCTACTACCTGCACCTGCTGGATCGAGTCCGCGGAGCGGCGCATTTCGAGGTGAACGAGGGCGAGGCCCGAGCACTGATGCGGGCGCTGGCAGCAGTCACGCCCGGTTACATGCTGCCGCGCCTGGTCCGCGAGGTCGCCGGCGAACCGTGGAAGGTCCCGATCGAGTGGACAGCGGTGTAA
- the parC gene encoding DNA topoisomerase IV subunit A, with protein MTEPTQADGFERRPLHEFTEKAYLDYSMYVILDRALPHVGDGLKPVQRRIVYAMSELGLSAVSKHKKSARTVGDVLGKYHPHGDSACYEAMVLMAQPFSYRYPLVDGQGNWGSADDPKSFAAMRYTEARLAPYARLLLQELGQGTVEWQPNFDGTLDEPVTLPARVPNVLLNGGTGIAVGMATDIPPHNLREVASACIRLLDEPDADVEALCEHIQGPDFPTDAEIITPAAEIRRLYETGNGGLRLRARWERDGRDVIVTALPFQVSGSRVLEQIAAQMQARKLPMVEDLRDESDHENPTRLVITLRSNRVDAGEVMQHVFATTDLEKTYRVNLNVIGLDGRPRVRNLREMLSEWLEYRRDTVRRRLQWRLEKVEARLHVLEGLLIAYLNIDEVIAIIRDADEPRPALMERFGLTETQAEAILELRLRHLARLEEMKIRGEQDELATERDQLQDTLASEVRMTQLIQTELQADADHYGDERRSALVTRSSARALSESELVPTEPVTVVLSRKGWARTAKGHDVDPEKLSYRASDGFAAAATGRSNQLAVFLDTHGRSYSLPAHSLPSARGQGEPLTGRLQPPDGAYFVHVLCAEPEEGVLLASDSGYGFVTRVKSLQARQKAGKAIINRPADSEILAPIVLPAAADRVAVATSAGRLLVFPLAQLPELSRGKGNKLIDIPAARRDESGEKVVGLCPLLADQSLVVGAGKRTLTLKSADLAAYEGERGRRGRALPRGFQRVDGLSPRALVS; from the coding sequence ATGACCGAACCCACCCAGGCAGACGGATTCGAGCGGCGCCCGCTCCACGAGTTCACGGAGAAGGCATACCTCGACTACTCGATGTACGTCATTCTCGATCGGGCCCTGCCGCATGTGGGTGACGGCCTCAAGCCGGTCCAGCGGCGGATTGTCTACGCCATGTCCGAGCTTGGCCTGTCGGCTGTGTCGAAACACAAGAAGTCCGCGCGCACGGTTGGTGATGTGCTCGGCAAGTACCACCCGCACGGTGACTCGGCCTGTTATGAGGCCATGGTGTTGATGGCGCAGCCCTTCTCGTACCGGTACCCGCTGGTCGACGGTCAGGGCAACTGGGGATCAGCGGACGATCCGAAATCATTCGCAGCGATGCGCTATACCGAGGCGCGTCTGGCGCCCTATGCCCGGTTGCTGCTCCAGGAGCTGGGGCAGGGGACGGTGGAATGGCAGCCCAATTTCGACGGCACCCTCGACGAGCCGGTCACGCTGCCGGCACGCGTTCCCAACGTGCTGCTGAATGGCGGCACGGGCATCGCGGTGGGCATGGCAACCGATATCCCGCCGCACAACCTGCGCGAGGTCGCCTCGGCGTGCATTCGTCTGCTGGATGAGCCGGACGCTGATGTCGAGGCGCTCTGCGAGCACATCCAGGGCCCGGATTTCCCCACCGACGCCGAGATTATTACGCCTGCCGCTGAAATCCGGCGGCTCTACGAGACCGGCAATGGTGGCCTGCGGCTGCGGGCCCGCTGGGAGCGCGATGGTCGGGACGTCATCGTCACCGCGCTGCCCTTCCAGGTCTCCGGCAGTCGGGTGCTTGAGCAGATCGCCGCCCAGATGCAGGCCCGCAAGCTGCCCATGGTCGAGGACCTGCGGGATGAATCCGACCACGAGAACCCCACCCGTCTCGTTATCACCCTTCGCTCCAACCGGGTGGATGCCGGCGAGGTCATGCAGCATGTCTTCGCCACCACTGATCTGGAGAAGACCTATCGGGTCAATCTGAATGTCATCGGGCTGGATGGACGCCCCCGTGTGCGCAATCTCCGAGAGATGCTCAGTGAATGGCTTGAGTACCGCCGCGACACCGTCCGCCGTCGTCTGCAGTGGCGCCTGGAGAAGGTTGAGGCTCGCTTGCACGTGCTCGAGGGCCTGCTGATCGCCTATCTGAACATCGATGAAGTCATCGCGATCATTCGCGACGCGGATGAGCCCCGGCCAGCGCTGATGGAGCGTTTCGGGCTGACCGAGACCCAGGCCGAGGCGATACTGGAGCTGCGACTGCGCCATCTCGCCCGGCTCGAGGAGATGAAGATCCGGGGCGAGCAGGATGAGCTGGCGACTGAGCGCGACCAGCTCCAGGATACGCTGGCCTCAGAGGTCCGGATGACCCAGCTGATCCAGACCGAGCTCCAGGCCGATGCTGATCACTATGGTGATGAACGCCGCTCGGCTCTGGTGACCCGCAGCAGCGCCCGGGCGCTGAGTGAGAGCGAGCTGGTGCCGACTGAGCCGGTGACCGTTGTGCTCTCGCGCAAGGGCTGGGCGCGGACCGCCAAGGGACACGACGTCGATCCTGAAAAGCTTTCCTATCGCGCCAGCGACGGATTCGCCGCAGCGGCGACCGGTCGCAGCAATCAGCTTGCGGTGTTCCTCGATACGCACGGTCGCAGCTACAGCCTGCCCGCCCACTCTCTGCCATCGGCACGGGGTCAGGGCGAGCCCCTCACCGGCCGACTGCAGCCACCCGATGGGGCGTATTTCGTGCACGTCCTGTGTGCCGAGCCGGAAGAGGGGGTGCTGCTCGCATCCGACAGCGGCTATGGGTTCGTGACCCGGGTCAAGTCGCTGCAGGCGCGACAGAAAGCCGGTAAGGCCATTATCAATCGGCCCGCGGACAGCGAGATCCTCGCGCCGATCGTGTTGCCGGCCGCCGCCGATCGGGTGGCAGTGGCCACCAGTGCCGGCCGGCTACTCGTGTTCCCGCTCGCCCAGCTGCCTGAGCTCTCGCGCGGCAAGGGCAACAAACTGATCGACATCCCGGCCGCACGCCGGGATGAGAGCGGGGAGAAAGTGGTTGGGCTGTGCCCACTGCTGGCCGATCAGTCGCTGGTGGTCGGCGCGGGTAAGCGCACGCTCACCCTCAAGTCCGCCGATCTGGCTGCCTACGAGGGCGAGCGCGGTCGACGTGGCCGGGCGCTGCCGCGGGGTTTCCAGCGTGTTGACGGCCTTTCGCCACGCGCGCTGGTCTCGTGA